One Siniperca chuatsi isolate FFG_IHB_CAS linkage group LG1, ASM2008510v1, whole genome shotgun sequence genomic window, ATTTAAGATAATATAGTGGACATTAACAGATGCATCGGAAGCTATGAGGAGCAGAATAAATATTCAGTAaccctttctctctcccgtCCTTCAGATTGATGAGCTTCCAGAAGGAGCTGTCAAACCGCCTGCCAGCAAGTACCCCATCTTCTTCTTTGGGACCCATGAAACGTAGGCACCTTTTTTCCAGGATGTGCCTTATTCCACTTACCCTTATGCTATTTAAGAGGAAAGCACCTGCCACACTCATATTAATATGAATGGAATGGAGTTGTGATAACAGGTGCACCATGATGGGACTCTTAATAGTTTATGACATTGTTGCCACATGACATTTTTCATGTATATGTAGGGCTGGGTgctgtttgaaatgtttgataTCCCTGCCAATGCAATACCTTACAGTGCTTTTTTTCACTACCTTAGTTtacaaaacatcaacatgtttcaAGCTTGAGCATGAAAGGTCATCCTTGCCCTTGGTAGAGCTGATGACTTGATGTTTCAGTGCCATGTTGGCAGTGGTGAAAGGGAGGGTAGGTACGTCATCGGGGCCATCGGGGTCATCAGGTGGCCCCCTCCTTCTCTGATGTTTCATTGATAAGCCCATGACATCTCTAGAGGGCTCAACGGGGATACCTGGCGTCCCAGGTCCACCCCCCTCACTTCCATACCCTCCTGTCTTCATCTTACAGCCCAGTTGTTGTCTTTCCTTTTAATCCAAAGCCAGTTGCTGCTTTTTCCTGCTGCATTTGACAAGGACTTGAGTGCTTGATGGAGGGAGCGAGCCCACACCCCCTTTTTCTTCAACAGACTGCATCCCACTTCTACAGGGAAAATCTTGGTCTTCCAGCCGTCCTGGGCAGAGAACTTGGTCTTTTTCCTCTCATTGGAAATATTAGTTTGACGAAATTATTTTAACTCAAGGTTCACTAGCATTTTCTGGAGCGATCGGCCATCATCACGTGACCTAAGTATGGGACTTTGGTCATGTGATTACGATCATATACCACCACCTGTTATCATGTAACCTAGTTAACAggttttaaccttttttttaatttaacaaaatgtgataaattgCTAAATGCATCAGTGTTAAATAAGATATAGCCTTAAGTTAAAAggtttcctgatttaaatcagcAAATATATGATCTAATAATAAGTGAGGCTACAGACGCATTTCTGTCAGTACTCAACaagtattgaggtttgataTCCAGGCCTATGTATAAGCaaactcattttaaaataataattaataataataataattctatagGTTACTACAGTTTAAAACTCACAGAAGTTACCCAGCTGCTCATATTTTCTGCATAATTTTATAGAATAAAATTTGAAAACTCCTGAAACATCATGTGGTTTTCCAGACTGTTTTAGTAATAGTAGTAGGAGTAAATGTCTCTTCCCCCCTTCTTTAGTGCCTTCTTGGGCCCGAAGGATCTTCTGCCCTACAAGGAGTATAAAGACAAATTTGGCAAATCCAACAAGAGGAAAGGCTTCAACGAGGGCCTGTGGGAAATTGAGAACAACCCCGGAGTCAAGTTCACAGGCTATCAGGTCAGTCGGCAGTCTGCTATGTCTGTGGttcagagagaagacagagggagaaaactTGGGGGGACAGAGATGCCAGACAGGCTTGATGCTCAACAAAGCCACATTGTTGGCTCGCCAAAACTGTAAGACACAAATGAAAGGACTGTTAAAAGCAGATAGCGTATGAGTAAGAAAGATTGATTCATTTGTCATAACTTGCCGTCTCACATTTATAAATGTGAGGTGTCAGCTACTGGAACTGGAATTtctgcttttagttttgcaaaaaaaaaaaaaaaaaaaaaaaaaaatggtgggCATCTTTCGTACACAGGCCATCCAGCAACAGAGTTCATCAGAAACAGAAGAGGGGGGAAACACTGCTGATGGCAGCAGTGAGGGCGAGGAGGGCGACTCTGTTGAGGAGGAAGATGACAAGGAGAAGCTGAAGGGAGACAAGACCGGATCCAAACGGAAAAGGACAGCCACCTCCAAGGTACTTTACCTCAGCCGGTGAACACACTAACACAGGAGCGAGGACAGTTTGGGTATAACAGGAGCACTGAAGATGTTGTGACAGTGGCAGTCAGCCTGAAGATGATACGATCAGTTTAGAGGCTCGATTCTCTCAATTTAGATCATCAGCCGTGTATCATTTGTggtactgaaaaacaaaatctatctTCAGGTACTCTTATTACATATCATCGATCTGTGAAGTTGAAGGCATTGTATCTTGGCACATTTTGCAGCACATTTTTAACGAGCCTGCATAAACTCACTGCTTGACACTGAAGTCTCTCAGGGTCGGGGTACAACTTGTTGTTTAACAGTGTCTAAAGGCGAACGTGTTTAAACCTGTTCCAAATGGCCACACTTGAATGCGGGATTAAAAACCTGTTGTCATAGCCCCCCCAGGACCTGCAATAGATTTTGACAAGTCGGTTTTATTAGTGGTTATTTGAATCTGACATATCTTATTCCTCTCTAGAGCTCCAGTTGTCCAAAACTATTAAACATCAAtcagccacactgttgcactgggtgacgtgttccttcattaccatgaacacacactgcagtttgtTGAGACTCAGTCCCTCTGGAAGTACTCACTAGAGCAGCAACTGTGGATCAATTAAAATGGTCCCCATTAAAtgcatttcctcctgtttgagtaacgtttgttaAAAGTAAAGTAGCCAGTGAAGGATTCTTTTTAAAGTAGGGCAACCTGGCTGATAGCTTCAGTTTTTTCTGCTTAAAATTAGACTGTAGCTTCACTGTGTGACGTTTCTCCACATTCCATTCATCCAAACATGTTTCTGTAGCGGCCGCTGTTCCTGATGATCTTACTGTTCATTCTCTTCTCTTCGACcttgcctttattttgaaaaaagctTCTGCCacagtgtgttactgtattAGTGCATAAGCCATTGCTGCTGTAAATGGAAACAGGTTGAAAAAGTCACACGCATCCTGCTCCTCACTTAGCAACCACTGTTGCCTAGCAACTGGGCTCCATTACgcacagcacatgtggtgcatcCGAAGGAATGTGGTGCTGTTGGGGAGCAgtttgctgatgtgtgtgtccCCCGTCACATCATTGAAacactgggtgtgtgtgtgtgtgtgtgtgtgtgtgtacaagagGAACACGAGGGAACTGGAATCTCCTCAGCTGAGAAAagattaaatgtgtgtttatggggCGGTGAGAGGGGGGAACAATCATTTGTTCAACTACCTTCCCTCACTCCCCCTTTCAAccccccccctcacacacacacacacacacacacacacacacacacacacacacacacacacacacacgcatactgACAAATGGTGAAATGGTTTTAAAATGGAGCTCTTGAAGCATTTAGGCTTTTAGAAGCAGAACGATGACTGATGCTTGTATCTTTTGGCTGGACTGCAGCGAAGCGGGGGCCCAGCCCTATAGACGCCAAAGTCTGTCCGTGATGAAGTTACGCCATTGGCCGGTCGAGTGTTGGAGTTTCCACATTGGCCTTTGCTCTTTCAGAATGAATAGTCGCGAACAGTCGTGAATTACGTCCTCGGGAGGTAACGCTCGACGTGCGACGAGAGGAGAAGAGGTGCGATGATGTCACTTTTGGCGCGCACACCCTCGCGATACTGCGTCGAGCATAAACAAAGCTACAGCGAGGCGCAGACAGTCCTCACTTACAGCCTCAGGGGGGCGTTGCCACTCATTCCAAATCTGTCGCACACTAAGAACGGAATATTCTGTTGGTCTCGGATGCTACTCTCTGAGGACTAAAGACTTCTGAATTCATTGACCAGACCATTTTGTCTATCTCTCCACGGTAAGTGAAATGCTTCACTAGTAGACAGAATATTAAAACCAGTAGAAGGCAAGCAACGTTATGAGGAGAAGGTGTgagtaattgtttttatttagtcagTAGCGTGATTTGTGTTTGCTCGGTGCTGGTGACTCACATTTGAGATCCTTTGCGGATGGCAACGTTGCCATGCCAGAGGGCCGGTTCAGCTTTGGATTCATGTCTATACCTGGAGGAGACGCTGAGGCTTTGCGAAGGGGAAATATACCATGCTGATGACCCTCCTCTCACTCCTGATGTAGTAACTTGAAGCCAGCTGCACCATTGAGATGGCCGCAAAAGATTTTACGTCTCTTCTACAAGCTTACTAGCTTTGCATCGCTGGCCCCAGGTAGGCTTTCTACTCCAATGTGTGATAATCGTATACACCCCCACATTCTGAGAGTGCACACCCTTCTGTCTACTGGGATGTAACACTTCCTTTTTCTTTATAGCTTTTTGAGTTGGATTTTCCCGTTCATCATGGAGACATTGCTCTAGAGTGCCCACTTCATCTTAAAGAAGAATACCAGTGAGTGGCTGCTCAGCTTAATGTCCACTGCTGTCACTGACAGACGCTTTCTTTACATTATGTGACAGGTATGCAAAATGTTGTAATTCATGTTGCTTCGTGTATTATTATTGCATCATAGCAAAACAAGTGTCATGTTGTCTATGTGGATCTGTACTGGAATTAATATTTCTTACATATACTTGCACAACTTTTGTCTTTAATACAGGCTACTGTGGTGTCAGGATGGTGTCACGCTAGTGATGACTACGGGATGGACATGCTAGCAAATTTGATATGGCAGACGTCATACTCGTATTACACGTGCCTGTCACGTGTGTGTCCTGCGCACCAACAACGTCTCGGGAAAAAAATGCTGCACACCAAAGCATCAGGGGTGCAATGGCTCACTAAACTCAACGGTTTGGATCGTATCACGGTTTTGAGTCACAGATCGGATCATCTTTCGGGGTTAGggttaaattcattttaaaatgcgCTACTTTGGCTCTGATGTAGccgcctctctctgtctgtagtCACCACTCTATAGTCTCGCTTAATGTCGCACCCACAGCAGTATCTGATTGGTTACACGTCACAAGTACTAACCTGTCAACACTGAAGGCTACTGTcccacagacaggcagagacactGGAGCTGTTCTGTTCTATTTCTATGATGACAAGCGCGCCCAGTTTCCCAGTTACACCACTGAAAAAGTCATAGCCTACGAGATTACACTCAGTGGAGGCGAAGGTGACAGCTTTTAAATCAGCCGCTCTTCCCTAACTCAGCACACATCTGTCTTGTGTCTCTTTTCACTGCAACTCTGCATCAAGATTTAGGGAAGTATAGTGGCAGTAAAACGATTTCACAGTATGATGGTAAAATTTTAATCCACGGTTGACATGTGTGCCGaacctggggggggggggcacaccGTACAGATCACAGATCAACTAGGTTCCGTTCCACCACTACAAAGCGCTACAGCCCTCAGCCAGAGGTGAGTGATTACTGTTGCGACTGTTTAAGGTTATTTGTTATTACCCTGTACCGCTCATTTACTTTGATCACTGCTATTATACAAAAAGCAAGAACTCTGTTTCCATTTTCTTACCAATTCTGCATGTTCCTAGATACAAGAAAGAGATGTCGGGATCGACGGCGATGGTTACCAGCACATATGACTAAAAAGATGTTCATTGATATTTGCCAGGTAAATTTCTTGCAAAGACACAAattctgatttttttatgtttacacAAATTCTGCACCAATAAGTAATCATCTAACATTGTTCAATTCTGCTTACAGGGTGAAGTTATTCCTATGTACTACCCATTATCTTTCACGGCCGTGGAGGAGCCTGCATTTCGGGCAACATTACCCGACCCAGAAGACCGAATCAATCCCGTTCCAGTCAGAGTGCATCCTGTTCAGGCACTCAAACGTCCAACACAACACCACAAAACCATGCACCACAGTCCTCACCCTCCAATCTGCAATCCTTCCACATCTGCTTTTCCAGCTCCAGGTGACTACTGTTGTGATCATTATAACTTAATCAGTAATACTATACGAACATGCAAGTactcagtatttccattttcttcccGATGTTGCTTGTTTCTAGATGCAAGAATGGCGCATCGGATCAACGTCCTTGTTTGCCAGCACAAACGGCTGAAGAGATGCTCACTGACATTTGTCAGGTACATTTCTTTCAAGGACACACATTCTGAATGTTTGCAAATTCATGGGGTTTAACACCTTGCCAGGTACTTTTCCCTCCTACTTTAAATTATGCTACACTATATAACACTTATTTGGAATTAAATCACTTAACACTGTTAAATTATCTTGACAGAGAGTTGTCGTTCCTAGGGCTGTCACAGTTATcacttttattactttaattattaTCGCCTGCTCATGAGGATTTGAGCTGACCGCGATCATTTTGTATGGTTAGAATCCTTTCCATTCACCTGtataaaaacagctggatgaaactaacagaaatgtcatattgCCATTACTATTTCCACGTTGTTTTCCACCGCAGTGTTCCCCACACATAGACGTTACTTGGTATATTAACAGCAGCCAAAGTATATTTGGCGacccatttttcatttttattttttttatccgtCGCTCTAACCTTCCCGTGTGGGCTACTGACAATTGCACATGCcatgcagagaaacacacagagagtctcctgtttaCAGTGGGCCTACTTATGCCGtagttttgtaaaagcttgtaagtgcacctgttggtgccgatgtcattcggtaccacgttggtttcaGTCGCTTTGATGGGCCACATTgttaacattgtgtgtgtgtgggggggtgagcagattaaagtagtaaacactaaaataaggtggagaattcagtagaattaaaatggtgaaataagaaaaaacctTCTAGAAATAaggtaatgtattaatgtattctttcaaatattatgtatataatattttcaatagacaaatataccACCCCTCCAATGTACACGTTCCAATTTTCAATGCCAATAAatggcttttcttcttcttggtaTGTTTATACGTGTATTATTAAACTATTATTAGGCTTATACTATAATAGTggcataaaatgaacagaaaaagacaattaaattGTTAATTGCAATTATTTGTATGACAATTCATCGTCAACAACATTTCATGATCATGACAGCCCTACTCGTTCCTGTGTGTCATCCACCGCCATTCAAGACGTTTCATGAGCCTTCACCTCACACAGAGTGACAACACACTACATGTCCAAGAAGTAAGTTCTGTTGATCCCGAGTGTGGGGTTGGCAGGCTTTTGGATGTAGTGGAGGGCCTGTCAAACAGAATGTTAgactgctaacacacacacacgggaacCACCAGCATCAATTATACACAACAAAGTAGCGGTAAGGATAAAAACAAGAGCAAAGGCGGGAGGTGCTGGAAAGGACAGTTCTGTATTTTGCTTTGCTATTTCTGTAGGTGCAAAACATAATATCCAGCTTAAAAGTGGCAATCCCAATAAGGCTGATGGTAACTGCCTATATGAATCAAATCGAATTGATAATATAAATTCAAGAAATTGCTTAATTGAAAACTTTACAGAATCAGCAGCACATTTCAGAATGGTGTGGAATACTGTGGGAGAAGATAAAGTGAAATCAACTTCATACTACCCTGCTAAATATTCAGAACAGCAATGGAAAGATGCATTTCACATCCTCAAAACAAGAAACCAATATGACTTTGAATATTTTGGTGATTTGGCTATGAGTGTActcaagaaaagaaagaaggaccACACAACAAATAGTCTattctagatagatagatcattATGCTGAAGGCATGCAGAATGTGTGCAAGATCTGTCAAAAGCAGATTAGAAATTTGCTAATACACTTGCAGAAATCTAAAACATGGATTCTTTATTCgttaaagtgctttgagtagtcagaaagactagaaaggcactatataagtacagtccatttaccatttaccatttacaaaaacaagccagggcaaaacaaaagtcaaaacatTCTGAAGCTCAGGCTATTTACAGGCAAAGGCAATTACAGCAAGATCCAATTGCATTCAGGCGAAAGCATGCTATGGAGCAGGCAGCTACCAAGCATATAAATCTAGAAAAAGATCCCATAAGAAGTCGAGCCAAACATGCTAGGTTGAAAGCAGCTACAAGACAAAAAATGCTAGAAAAAGATCCTGTTCAGTATAGATTAATTACagcaaaacagaaagcagcacaAAAAAGGAAGAGATTTGACTAATGAAACACAACTTGATAGAATAAAACAGTTCCGA contains:
- the hdgfl3 gene encoding hepatoma-derived growth factor-related protein 3 isoform X2; the encoded protein is MFLDTRKRCRDRRRWLPAHMTKKMFIDICQGEVIPMYYPLSFTAVEEPAFRATLPDPEDRINPVPVRVHPVQALKRPTQHHKTMHHSPHPPICNPSTSAFPAPDARMAHRINVLVCQHKRLKRCSLTFVRNPPSCQGSHLERMTWGRMGKMTTRRVAQREETPKAASSKIPPTVRTSCS
- the hdgfl3 gene encoding hepatoma-derived growth factor-related protein 3 isoform X1 → MARPRPREYTAGDLVFAKMKGYPHWPARIDELPEGAVKPPASKYPIFFFGTHETAFLGPKDLLPYKEYKDKFGKSNKRKGFNEGLWEIENNPGVKFTGYQAIQQQSSSETEEGGNTADGSSEGEEGDSVEEEDDKEKLKGDKTGSKRKRTATSKKSSKLSRISSGEDDLGKDGKDDDQKSGSEGGDPESGIIQNTTDSKNQLLIEEH